A DNA window from Thiothrix subterranea contains the following coding sequences:
- a CDS encoding helix-turn-helix domain-containing protein: MNDLVDRRKAILFPKQQKILRTLGENIKLARKRRQLTQKLISERTGISPITLRKIEKGDAGVSIGHYLTMLAALNLAEDLANVAQDDEFGRKLQDAKLLGADKKGGK, from the coding sequence ATGAATGACTTGGTAGACCGACGCAAAGCTATCCTCTTCCCCAAGCAGCAAAAAATCCTGCGCACCTTGGGAGAAAACATCAAGTTGGCACGCAAACGCCGCCAGCTTACCCAGAAACTGATCAGCGAACGCACCGGTATCAGCCCCATCACTTTGCGTAAAATCGAAAAGGGAGATGCTGGAGTTTCCATCGGTCACTACCTGACTATGTTGGCAGCACTGAATCTAGCGGAAGACCTTGCCAACGTAGCGCAGGATGATGAATTTGGGCGCAAATTGCAGGACGCTAAATTGCTGGGTGCTGACAAGAAGGGCGGAAAATAA
- a CDS encoding HIT family protein, producing MHELLHLTQQQLDTQHQPAGYNIGVNVGEAAGQTVFHLHVHVMPRYVGDQEDPRGGVRWIFPEKAVYWK from the coding sequence TTGCATGAATTGCTGCATCTCACCCAGCAGCAATTGGATACCCAACACCAGCCCGCAGGCTATAACATCGGGGTGAATGTTGGGGAGGCGGCAGGGCAAACGGTGTTTCACCTGCATGTGCATGTGATGCCGCGTTATGTGGGCGATCAGGAAGATCCGCGTGGTGGCGTGCGGTGGATTTTTCCTGAAAAGGCGGTGTATTGGAAATGA
- a CDS encoding DUF5615 family PIN-like protein, which produces MHNYRLHWRDFSRVWVRVGNCSKQKLLEIFRKHWETIKQELEAGAFLVEVV; this is translated from the coding sequence ATGCACAATTACCGCCTGCACTGGCGCGATTTCTCGCGAGTTTGGGTGCGGGTTGGTAATTGCTCAAAGCAGAAACTGCTGGAAATTTTCAGAAAGCATTGGGAAACAATCAAGCAAGAGTTGGAAGCTGGAGCTTTTTTGGTCGAGGTGGTTTGA
- a CDS encoding DUF433 domain-containing protein: MTSENLLSRITVETGKCGGRPCIRGLRIRVQDVLGMLAEGMETKEILEDYPYLEAADIRAVLMYAARQFDHPILQAA, from the coding sequence ATGACATCAGAAAATTTGTTAAGCCGCATCACGGTTGAAACAGGCAAATGTGGTGGTCGCCCTTGCATTCGCGGCTTGCGTATCCGTGTACAAGATGTGCTGGGGATGCTGGCGGAAGGCATGGAAACCAAAGAGATTCTGGAGGACTACCCCTATTTGGAAGCAGCCGACATCCGCGCCGTGCTGATGTATGCCGCTCGCCAATTTGATCACCCTATCTTGCAGGCTGCCTAA
- a CDS encoding HIT family protein, with product MTTAPSCPFCQLAAADIVAENAFHVVIRDRFPVSLGHSLIIPKRHVASLFELTPEEFNALHELLHLTKQQLDTQYQPAGYNVGVNVGEAAGQTVFHLHVHVIPRYTGDQADPRGGVRWIFPEKAVYWE from the coding sequence ATGACCACTGCGCCCTCTTGCCCGTTCTGCCAACTCGCGGCGGCGGATATTGTGGCGGAAAATGCGTTTCATGTGGTCATTCGTGATCGTTTTCCGGTGTCGTTGGGGCATTCGCTGATTATTCCGAAACGCCATGTGGCTTCACTGTTTGAACTTACGCCTGAAGAATTCAACGCTTTGCATGAATTGCTGCATCTCACCAAGCAGCAACTCGACACGCAATATCAGCCCGCAGGCTATAACGTCGGCGTGAATGTCGGCGAAGCCGCTGGGCAAACGGTGTTTCACCTGCATGTGCATGTGATACCGCGTTATACGGGCGATCAGGCTGATCCGCGTGGTGGCGTGCGGTGGATTTTTCCTGAAAAAGCGGTGTATTGGGAATGA